Below is a window of Stygiolobus azoricus DNA.
AGAATAGGAAACCACCTTTCAGAGACGATAACGTTTACACTTATCCTAATGCCCGTGTCGCACAAGCACTTTTAGAGTCGAGCGTAATAACTGGCAAAGGATTAAACGAAGCGTTGAGAGTAATAGATAAATTCTCTCCTAAAATAACTAGAAGAATAGGAGGAGGAAAAGACGGACTTCCAGAGGACTATGCCACAGCCTTGTTGGCACTAATTTCAGCGTATGAAGTAACAGGAAACGTAAAGTACAAGGATCTAATATTCGCGTTAGAAGAAAAACTAAGGAGTCTAGACTACAGTTATCCTATTGACTCTCCAAATGAGTCAGTAGCCTCACTGACACTTAAAGGACTTTTGAAGACCAGCGTCATGAAAGGAGAGATAGCGAACGTAAAGGTTCCTTTCGCTCCAAGCCCATTATTCGTTGCAGGGATAACTCACGTTACTGCGTCATTAGTTAAAGGAACGGCTCATATAGTAATTATAGATGAAAAAGACGGAAAGGCTGATGAACTTCATAAAACCGCACTACTCGCTTATCACCCCATGAAAATGGTTGAGAAAGTTAGCCCCGATAACGCAGACTTCCTTCCATCATTTATCAAAGCGATGATAAAGTTTAACCAAGGAACAAGTAGGGCTTACGTATGTAAGGGGACTTCGTGTAGTATGCCTATAACATCGCCTGAAAAAATTAAATTATTACTTAAATTAAACGGTTAACTATAGTTTTATAATGGGAAGGCTGGAAGGAAAGAAAGTTTTTGTTGTAGGGACAAGTAAAGGACTAGGGTACGCTATAGCCTATTTTTCCTCAATTGAAGGAGCTGAGGTTATAATAAATTCAAGGAATGAAAAGAAGCTCAAAGAGATATGCGAAAATATACGAAACTGCAAATATTTTGTGGGAGACGTATCGACTCCGCAAAAAGCTGAAGAGGTCATAAACAAAGCGGGAGACTTCACTGATCTGGTGATAACAGTGGGCGGTTACGTAGAAGACAAAATAGATGACCTCAAGGGGTTAGACGAAATGTTGACTAATCACATTAAAGTCCCTCTATACGTAGTGAAGAGTTCCCTCTCTAGACTAAGGAAAGGATCTACGATAGTATTAATTTCAGCAATAAGAGGAATATATACTCCTCTACCTTTCCAACTATCTTACAGTATAGCAAAAGCTGGAATAGCAAAGGCAGTAGAGACTTTAGCCTCCGAGTTAATAGACCAAGGAATAAGAGTTGTGGGTATTGCACCAAGTGTAATAGATGGGGAATTTGTCCCAGGTAGGGATTGGAAGAAGATGAGAAAATTGGGAGACTTTAAGGCTCCGCCAGAAGACTTTGCGAAAGTTGTAGTATGGTTATTAACTGATGAGGCAGAATGGATAAATGGTGTAGTTATACCCGTAGATGGAGGGGCTAGGTTGAGAACATGAGCGAGGTTAGCTTCACATTTCGTTGCTCGGAGAGTTCAGTTGAATTCATGTACAACTATAAGCTAATAAATCTAGAGACTTCCCTCAGGAATAATACCAAAATAATAAAACTCCAAACTAGTAGCTCTAGAGTCAGTTTTGAAAACGGTAGATTCTTCGACCCTCACAATTTGATAGTTAAAAAAGGGAACGAGGCTGAAGAGTCCATTAAGGCAGAGCTAAAGAACATAAGAGAAATTATCATAGATGGTTTAACTAAAGCTTCCATAGAGTTCGACTTACCAGTATCTCTAATCAAACGTTATGTAGAAGACTTAGTGGAAAAACCTACTGCTATTAAACCTACTAGCTATTTGGACTTTGAGGTTTCAGAGCTGGAAATAGAACTTAACAAGATCTTCTTTGACAGGAACTTAAACATGCCAGGTGATGTAGTACCTCAAAGAATCCTTAAACTGTCTATAAGAACTAATAAAGG
It encodes the following:
- a CDS encoding SDR family NAD(P)-dependent oxidoreductase, which translates into the protein MGRLEGKKVFVVGTSKGLGYAIAYFSSIEGAEVIINSRNEKKLKEICENIRNCKYFVGDVSTPQKAEEVINKAGDFTDLVITVGGYVEDKIDDLKGLDEMLTNHIKVPLYVVKSSLSRLRKGSTIVLISAIRGIYTPLPFQLSYSIAKAGIAKAVETLASELIDQGIRVVGIAPSVIDGEFVPGRDWKKMRKLGDFKAPPEDFAKVVVWLLTDEAEWINGVVIPVDGGARLRT